A stretch of DNA from Drosophila virilis strain 15010-1051.87 chromosome 5, Dvir_AGI_RSII-ME, whole genome shotgun sequence:
cggcagcggttcgacacacacacacacacataaacacacatgCAGATAGGCACAGCAACAGACCAAAGAGCCGCTGCTGGCGTCCGCTGCTGCGATCgcctgctgtttgttgttgcttttttgggcaaaattgttgctgtttttgccgctgcgacgccgacgtcgctgCGTTTCTTTGGCGCTTCgcattcaaaatataaatagatgtGCATGTAGGGAAATGCGAATAGTGTTCATAGAAGACCTCAGCGGAGGCACATTTCAGCTCTTTTGTTTTAACGCGCTGTTGGTGGTACAGGGATTCCAAGCATGAGATCCCTAAATCTGTTGGTTAGTTTCGCGCTACATCGCATAAGCGATAACATATAACGGTTCAAAGTGTTCAAAAGTGAATTGCAgtgtgtaaaaaaaataattagaaaaattatggaagaaaaaatgttaattggaAATTTTTGCGAAATGAGTGATCTTAAGTTTGAAATCGTTGGCTTGGAAAGTTTTTAATCGATTATCTGCGCTTCTCTGCCGCCCACAGCTACTCAGCGCCAGCTGCGCGCTAATCCTTAGCATAGCCTACGCACATCCGCCCGAGGGTGTGTGGAAAAAGAAGCTTACGTGGAAGGAGGATTGGGTGCAGGTGTGGAAGACAGTGAAAAAAGAGGCATGGGAAACCAAATGGAAGAAGGTTTCGGTGCCAATATGGAAGGAGGTTCAGGTAAGCAGACGGAAGCCAGCCAAAAAGGATCcatgtttttaaaaaaagagTACATGCTATAGGTGCCCGTTTGGAAGGAGGAACAAGTGCCCGATTGGAAAATAGTCAAGAAGCCCAAAATTGAGGAACGCGAAGTGCCCGCTTGGAAGGACATCAAAGTGCCCGAGTGGAAGAAGATAACGAAACCCATTTGGGTGCCCACAAAAGTGGCCGTTTGGAAGGAAATCAAGGTGCCCATCTGGAAGGAAATCCAAGTGCCGTTCTGGAAGGAAATTCAGGTGCCAGTGTGGAAGGAAGTACAGGTTGCTGACTGGAAGCAAATGTTTGAGCCCCAATGGGTAAGAAATAGGCAATCAAATGGCATTGTGCCAAACTTAATCCCAACAACAATCCTGCTAGGTGAAAATGGGCATACCTGGTGAAAAGTTCCTGGGCAAAGATCACGAGGGTTG
This window harbors:
- the LOC6624863 gene encoding golgin subfamily A member 6-like protein 26, with protein sequence MRSLNLLLLSASCALILSIAYAHPPEGVWKKKLTWKEDWVQVWKTVKKEAWETKWKKVSVPIWKEVQVPVWKEEQVPDWKIVKKPKIEEREVPAWKDIKVPEWKKITKPIWVPTKVAVWKEIKVPIWKEIQVPFWKEIQVPVWKEVQVADWKQMFEPQWVKMGIPGEKFLGKDHEGWEYTSHDLWRKKLIWKPVWKKVWRTEKKQEWRTEKKQEWRTEKVQEWKTEKVQEWKQDKKLEWKDEWIQVWKNSKKQIWIKEKRETWVEEKVQIWRTEKKQVWATEKKQAWKDEWQSVQVPVWKEVKVQEWKKVWKPVWEKVWVPISHGHGHGWD